CTGCCAGTCATCACCTTTTCGTCCAGCGCATTCAATATCAAAGCTGAGTATTCTAAAAGGTGCAACCTTGGCCCATTCTCCTTCTGGTGGATGAGCAATGAAGGCATCCCAAGCAACATCAACTTCTAATTGACAGCGGCTAGTCAAAGGTAATTGGTGTCCTAGTTTCCCTCGTAATTTCCACTTACCAGGTGATAGCTGGATCCAAGAACAACCTACCACTGAAGTATCTACCATAAACCTTGAATTCAAATGTTATGAATTGCTATATTTGAagaacgaaattgaaaaggaACAGGATATCGGTATATACCTGATATCAAACTCGATGTTACTTTCAAAGGCTTGATACACGTGATCttgaaaagttggaaaaatagTCTCCTTTTCCAATAAACGTTTAGACGcagcaataaatttttgtaaGGCAACTGTTATTTTTAACAGAGGAATTAAGTTCTCTCCAGCATATCCATAAATAGATCGTTTCTCAACCATCTCCACTACTAGTACTGCGTCTCGAATGTTTTCATGATTCCATCTCATGTCTGCTATCACAGCTTTATTCAAAGCTTCCTaatcaaaatgaaatgttTGTGATTAGgacaatatatatatgaaacatCAGTACATCATCTAATCCATTAGGATACAATTCTTACTCTAAACGGTTTGCAATGAGAGTCCACGAATTTTTCAGGAGCAGTTACAAAAAAGTAAGGACAGAATCCGTGGACATGGCAACAAACAGAGTTTCCTTCCATGGTAACTCCGTACATTCTCATAATTGGTACAGGCCCCACTTGGCTCCCTGGCATTCCAGCCAGTGGCTGTCCTGAAATAAGCTTTTCTTCTCAACTTCATAGTTATtacaacattttgaaaaagatattCAAAGACATAAATTATAAGTTACGAGATACACAAGTCTTCGGATAAGCCTTCACTAGGTCAGGGGGTTCAgtggaatcagaaaattttagtATACCTAAGAATATATTTACTTTGCAAAATACTGTAATGCGTTTCAATTTGTCAAATAGAGGTATTATCGAATTGGACTAGTATTACCTGTGTAGTGATCAATTTCTAATTGCTGAAAAGTGAGTGAATCCTTGTTTGGATCAAGTAATGGAGGAGCCGGTCGACCCCATTGGGCACGTGTGTTTTCTTGATCCGGACCCTGCATAAGATTTTTGGTTGATCattaaaatcattattttaacaATTCAAGAGCAATTGTAAGAGGCATTAGTTTAACTGCAGGCCTGAAAATAGTGAGGGATGAATGGTGATGAAAAGTTATTGTGTTCATTACCCATGTTAGATTCATTGTGGAATGTGTATTGTACATACTTTGACAATTAAATGCATAATGCCACGTTTCAATAACAGAGCCATGCCCGAAGTAACACACATTATTTTATGATGCtgcaaatattattatcgtcatgaAACAAAACACCAGTCAGTCACATGTGCGAAACAAGTTAATATGCTACAAGTGAAATATGCATGGAATGTAAAAAAGTGCTGTGGAATTGGTGTTTAATATacatgaattataattttgaatCATGACTGCCAAGAAATTAGATCTAACAAACGATTCCTGTGAAGTGGAAAAAGCATGATAAGCACCAAATGATCTGTGGCAGCTAATGCAAAAGTCAAACCAAATGCAACTTACTTTGGTCTGTACATGAGCCTCTTCAGGCTAAAAGAATATAGGGCAAAAAGTTATTGAGAGGAATtagataattttcaataagtATAGTAATCAGTTGAGATTCTGAAATTCTGGAATGGATTATTGTTTCTTGTCATTCCTTGACCACAATGGATTTTACCTCTTCGGAAGGCTGACTGAAACCTTGGGATCCGTTCTCAAAGTCTTCCATAGTAGCAAGTTCTGCCTCAAATGTTCCTGGATACTCGTCATCTTCATTGTCCACCCTATTTGTGAAACACTCAGCCTTAGTACGTAAAAGCAGGATAATAGAGATTTGGAACTCTAACTGAAATTCGTGTTGGAAGACTCGTTTTGGAgcgaaacgattttttaaaagtaTTTTTTGATATGTTTGGCACTGCTGTGATACAAAATCATAAACAGCATAACATTCAACGGCATAACCTCATCTAAAGCATGTATGTTAATTTACCTGAATTTATGTTTTTTGGCTGGAGGTCCCAAGAAGGGCTTTTTACTCATAATGATATTCAAACGCACTTGATActgatttattgattattaatttattattattcaacaaCGCGCACTTATTTTGCAAACAGGAATAGACTTGTCGGAGTAAACGTATGTAATGTGGCGCGAAAACCGTAGACGGAATCTTGTAAGTAGTGTTGATTCCCAACAGTAGCTGACTCTAGCTGTCATTTCAGAGCTTTTTTCCCATAATGCAACTGTGGTTTGacgtttgaatttgaattatcGCCAACACGAGATGTGAACATTATGCGCGcgttttttttacagtttgaCGATTCCCTGTCATGAATAAGTCGCTAAATTTACATTATGCATTAAACTATAATGAAACGTAGAGAAGCAGTCACCGACGATGAAACCGAAAGCGAAAGTGTCGACGAGGAGATTACGGAGAGCGATGAATCGCTGCCACCAAGCGCTAAAAAAGGACAATTCCTCGGCATACCTAGTTTTTCGCTTTCCTACAAGCAACTACCAAAGAAATGCTTGAAATTCTCCTTTCTATGCATTAATGGCGCAACATTTGTAAGCGCGACGATGATATTTTACCGTTGGGATTTTCTCAAGTAAAATCATGAGGCAATTGATAATTCCGTACATTTTCACAGCTTTCAGGTATCACAGCACTGGTGATATCGATATGGATGTTGGCTGACAGTAAATTAATGTCTAGACTTGTGGGTCAGCGGCTATTTGTAACGATTTTACTCTTCGTCGGTCTCTTGACCTCCATGGTAGCTTTTTTAGGAATTATAGCTatagtgaaaaagagaaagaagtttTTAATCATCGTGAGTGCAGGCCAGAGGGGATTTTAGTTTAAAAATGACTGAGGCTAGATCAATTACGCTAATTCTTCTAATTGCAGTACATATTATGCCACATTGCGTCGCTGTgcataattttcatttgcgCTATTATGagcttctcatttttcgataaaattatgaagaaaataCGCGAGGATATGCTCAACACGATAGTTAACTACCACTCTCTTGACTGGGTTACTGAAGCCTGGGATAATACCCATCAATATGTAAGATCTCAACAGTAGTTATCGGATTCAACTGCAATTTTAATGGGATTACGATTAAATTTCAGCTTCAATGCTGTGGAATCAGGTCCTACAAAGACTGGGCTATTTATCACATGAACATACCACAAAGCTGTTGCTCTTCGACAATTGAGAAAGTAatagattttttgaaaattattctccaaATATGTTGACCATAATCATGGGCATTTCAGTGTCTGTTAATGAACAAGGACCTGGCCTATAAATCTGGTTGTTTGAAACGGGCTCTTATTCTTCTGAAATCCAATGTCCATGCGGTGGCGGTATCCGCACTGTTCATCGCAATGATTCTggtgtgtttgaaaaataagtttcAGTCAATTGCGTGGGTATTATAAAATAGGTGTACCTTTTATAGGCTGCAGGTATTTTTCTGGCAGTTGGAGTGTGCAAGAGGTACAAGTGGAACAGGCCTCCTACAGGAAGCAACATGAAATCGTGAATTATAATGCATAGGTCAACGTAAATCACAAGTGAAATACAAATAATGTAAAAcgttatgtatttattatcatatatagatcatatattttctgaaaacacttaatatattatacttataataatatattgtaAGTTATTGGACATGCTGGTTGGGTCGTGACACTGTTTGCCGTATGGCAGTGGCAGCGATTTTTAGTGTAGGTTCCGGAGaacacaatattttttttactagtgtgacgtttttattttattttattttgtttatgtAGTATGTGATACCCAAACTTATGAATATTTAAGAAAgatatatgaattttttccccccattttctctttttacttaATATCAGCGTCGCGAATTATATCGTCATTACATcgtcaaaatattttatccgatGAATTCCGCCGCTATGCGTTGATGGTGTGATCAGCTGCTGTCTGCAATATTCGTTATACAAAAACGTGAAGTGTATTGACATCGGTgtaattataggtatattaattatattatcttttcattcatctcatttctcgtttttgggttttcaatttttttttgttttctcctttGTCACATAAACTCAAGATTTATTTCCATATAGTGTCTATAGTTGTGAAGGACAGGGCTGGGCGCAGATCAGGCAGATTCCATCCAGTtacagatatattatatcatagcAAACATCGTGACTATTTACAATAAATACAGTTCGTtagattatatataaataaaatataatatcatatatCAGTTTAGGTTTACAGCAACACTTGACAGTAAACAATTAGATCAGCGGCAAAATAGCGTAATCTACCTAGGTAGTGGTCGTAGCTATAGCGTAGCCGAGCTGTGCCTCGAATCAGCTCCCTTAACATTattcttttaattaattaattaattaattaatccatTATTTTAGTAATCAAGTATACGTGGACCAGGGTCTAGCTATAATAGGCCACCCTATTCTGTTCGATTTCTACATTGTTAGAGAATAATTGGAGATTTTATTtagtttatcttttttttcctttccttcaaAATAACAAACTATAATAACGATCAATTAAATATGAAACAAGACGAACTTCATGGAAGTTAAAAAGTGATCAAATTCAATATAGGTTTGGAAGCGGACGCATTTGTTCACCCATTTCCATATCAACTAGGGCGATGATATCTCGCTGTGTATATAATTTGACActtgatatttaaaaaatactctATGCTTTGAACGATGTTATTTAATTCAATGGTAATTTAAAAATGCATTACAAAGCATGTCTAATCCTATTTATACACTTaatggtaattattattaaataattaataatagttAGCCATTTATATGCAGACATTACAATGGTTGGATGATCCGCAGCTAcatctctcatttttttacccatccgttattcttttccttattttcccCGTTGAATGGTgagtttattattaattatattcaatatGCTGAGTATGGTTTCCTCAATGCAGGCAAACGAAATATATTATGAATGctaatatatttaaatacgtTAATATACGCGGTTCGGGTTTTGGGTTGGGGTACATCATGTCTAGTTACAATATGTAcgtgttttcttattttgtttattttatgttcttctcttctcctcctttttttataccaCACGTGCGATGGTATATTAATTTAGGTAtacatttaatattttatgatGTAAAACATAAAACATATCGTGtgtttatttatattccaGCAAGCACAAATATATGAAGTtaggtatatatgcatgtatttatgtatttcatgtatgcatgtatgtgtgtatgtatgaatgtgtgtatatgtgtatgtgtgtatgcatgtacgtatgtatgataCGTATCAATTATACGCATTCGTGAAAGTTACGCACGTAATTTATAGTATTGCGATAATGTGGtttataattatgtattcaATCTCGTATGATCGCATTCGTTCCTTTCATTGGTAGCTACCTAATTGTcggtattttaaaaaaatttcgatacacCTTTACTTGCTGACACTATAGCTCTAGGGTACGACACATTCATGTTAAAAATATGTTAGCTTCGCTATCTGCTTTCTCGCTCTGTCTCTCGCTCGAtcactataggtatataagcaTTGCACCGATTCTCCACCCGAGAAAGCACCACTATGATACAACCCCGCCTATATCAGTTCACACCCATCTGCACACACCTAAGATTAtctaatatataattaatttattattaattaattaattaggtAATTGATAACGCAACGTCCATTTATAGAGTAGCCCTATTTTAGATCTAGCGCACATAACAAATACCAACCGACCcctcttctttcaatttttctccatcttctttcccttcttctttccttcgtcCTGGCCATTCACTGTTGAGAGTTCTATATATTTTCAGTCATTCTCGCTctgtttgtcttttttttactttttcttattttcttttttttgtgtgttttcaattaaatgtttttttacttttaattcattcattgttacccctatacgtataatatgtaccaTAGTAGGTATGTCGgtttaatatgtatatataataatatgtaacaCCTGTACATTTACCAATTACGATAGTAAAATATTGTATAGGTATTTACAGTGTATAGCGATATGTCACCtcattttctgaaataacaattatatgTCATTTTAAAAATGCTGCGCATCAATATCGCTATAATATTACTCTACTAGCTTAAATATGCCGATGTAAAGCTATATATTGACTAGGTTTTCTCACTCATCCCGCCTCAACAATAAATGGCCGTGAGAATAATTGTCCTTAAATTCCTAGTTACCTTGTATGAATGCAGTTTACTGTTTGttatagtttttcttttctcgcttcttttaaatttatttatggtatattacatattttacGTTCAATAatgtttctttattctttatttttacgtttttctcATGTACGGTAATTTATAGGTTCCGACATTGTCGGTATCCatacattattattcatttacgtCAGGTCTGATTCATCCTCTTATCGTTATCAATACGCCTGTACTGAAATCAACAGGTGATCCTTTTCATCTTCTTGACCGTTCCAACTTCATTTGTTCAGTTTTCATTAAtatgattatttaattaaatgatttttattttttaaagaaactcTCAACCCGCTTTTCGATGAATTCACAAACTTATTGGCAACAATAAAATTGTAACCAGACAGTTAGTTAAATCTTTTAATATCGGCACGAATATttaaataggtatatagacCCCACACTCAATTCTTATAACTCTTTCCACTACACcctattatacgtattatttaTAACGTTAGTGTTTTGGCATCTTTGAAATACACAAATAGACTTTGGTATAAAATTTtgttgatagttttttttttttttttaatctgtgTGCATATAGAGCGCTGAGCGTACAGCGGCTTTTTCTTATTCAGTTCACTGACAGATTCGGCTGTCATTAAAGATTAATTTGGAGCGTGAGTTTCTTTGAATGATTCCCTTACCTCCAACTTTTTAGCAGAATGGATCCAACCACCAAAGTTTGCAGGCCGGAGTACCTCTCCTCCTACGACGTTTCTTGCTAGACGAATCCGCAGCCTTTTTCACAAATCTTATATTGTAAGGGTCTTCCGCAAGCTCTGGGTATATTTGTGCGTCGTGGGTGTATTCACCTTCGTAATTTGATGCGTGACCGACTTTAAGTATCTCTTCTTGTTCCGTAACCATCCACTCTACAGTCgttaacgtgttactttgcaACGCCTCTTTTTCTCTGTGCCAAGCTTTTCGTATCGCTGTGGTCTTAGCGTGATGAAGGAgccgttgtttttctttttcagctgTTGTTCCATATCGTAAGTTTACAACGGCACTAGTACCGTGGATTTTAACATCGGTCAATGAACTGCTACCACttccgttttcgttttcgtggAGAGTCGTGTTTACCTGACCACCTAGACGCTTCAACTGACCACAATCTTCAGTTGCTTTCTCAATTTCTTCCTTGACAAAGTAAAAAGCGTCCTGTTGAGCGCTGTGAACGACGAACGTAAACGGTAGGAAGTAAGATCTGTTGAAAACGGATGTAAAAACATCTTTGTATATCGCGTTGGCTGCTGGGACACTTGATACTACAGCTTGGCCATCAGCCGTTCGAGATACAAGAATTCCTTTTCCGAATGGCGGATCAGAAGCTGCACCTAAACGATTCGGTACTAATTCACTGGCATCTTTCTTTAATGCAGAACGAGGGGGTGCAGATAAACTCGCAGCATCCCCTGAGTGCCTCTGAGCTATATATGCCAAGAAACCAGATCGCACTCCTAGGTTTCTGACTCTGTCTTTGGACCCAAATATCGAACTACTCGGCCCCAATGACGAGCCATCAGGACCGCCTGGAAGTTCCTCTGGGAAGAGCTGAGGGGCAAGATTCTTCAAATTGTACCCGAGATGTGAAAGCCACGTCAAATGATCTGAAAAGCAAATCGTATCCAATGATAACTGAAACTACTATTTGACACTTCTCATTTCGGAGGTATAGAGTaaagtcaaagaaaaaatatggcgATTTCATGCCCTACATTATTCATTTGCGATGATAGTTCTTTCGAAATTGATCTCACCTGTGGGCTGATTTTGTTGACTCGTGTGTCTAACGTTGATTGGATCATTTCCATTGAATCTGTAAAGGTTGAGATGTGTCGGGGTAGCAACCCTGTCCAAAACATTTTCCCATAGCGGCGACATCCACTTCCCGATCAACGGATCGTAAACTTTTCCATTAGGCATATGGACAAGCGATGTcacctacaaaaaaaaaaaaaacatggcgTGATGAGTATTTGATTTCCACAAGATATCATTTTGTATAATTACCGGGTCCAAAAGTCCGCCACAGAAATCAACTGGTAGATAGAGATAGGGGTTGGAATCGTAGACAATATGTCCGTAGGGCGATCTCATGATTTCCCTGATTCCTTCTCCGtattgattgaaaatcatAATTGGTGTTCCGCATTGATCAGTAGCGATGTAATATTTGTGCCGATAAACTTGGGCATAAATAAGATGTCCTCTGTCATCATAAACAAGGGACATCAGTTTACCATCACGGGGGCTGTAGATTTGGTTGACTTCGTGAGGTCTATCTTGGTTGTTGTAAAAGAACTGCGTGACATTTCCGTAATTGTCTTTTCTAGTTGCGAGCCGATCCAAGTGATCGTAATAGtaacgtacgtcgaatcgtcCCCTCCTCATGGCACGGGCTAGCAATCCTTTCGCGTTATAATTGAATCTCTCTTCTCTAGCGTTCTGAATGACCAGACCTCGGTTGTCGTATTTGTAAAGTCCCTCGCCAAACTTGACAATTCTATCCATCCCGTTGTACTCCATGGGAATAGTGTTTCCTCGGTATGTTAAAGACAGCATGTTTCCGTTGTTATCATACTTGAAGCCCCACGGTTCCTGAGCTTCGACTCCTGATAATTGACCGTCGTAATCCCAAGTATAATTTTTAACGCTCGTGTAAGGGTTACCGCCAAGATTACGAGTATACGTTCTGGTTTGATTGATTCGTCCTCTAGAATCGTGGGTGAATTCCATCCTGAATACTTCAATATTGTATATGGTCACCGTGACTTTGGTCTCCAAAAATCTGCCGTTGGTACTTCTAGAGAAGAGAGCTGTTCCATCAGAGACTGTAGTCTCGTTCATTTTGGGCTTGGCTATTTTGAACTGTCCAATTTGATCGAGTGTTCCAGTCTTCGGGTTGTACGCCATGGGATGCTGCGGAAGATTTTGGCCACCGATTCTACCTTGAACCGCAGTTAACCGGAAGTTGTTATCATACTCAAAAGTGAACTTCGCATTGCTGAGTCCAgttttggccccaaaatctaTTCGCTCCTCTATCAAAAGCCCTGCATTATACTGATAATCCCACTTGTACTCGACGTCTTTCTCAGAGTGTATAACTTCCGAAGGAAGACCGTTCTCTGTGTATATTATTTCGCTTTTACCATCGCCATGGATTATCTCCGCTATTTGACCGGAAGTGTGATACCTGTACACGATTCTCGCACCGTCTCCGGGAAAAACAGTTTGTAAAAGGTTTCCATTGTGACTATAGTGCTGTAGATAAGCTCTCGAGCTTCCAGGTGGTGTATAAGTGACCCTTAAAAATCCGAGAGAAGCCTGGCACGAGAAAGAATGTTTGGTATTCGATGGAAGAGTGACATGACGTAGTCCACCGTCATCGTCGTACTGAAGAGAGAAATTTCGACCACTGGCAAGGGTGATTTTCGCCAgcatattataattgttataaGTGTATTGCTTGGTCCCATCTTGACTGTTGGTCACCTTTGCGAGATGACCGCGGTGATCGTAGCTATAAGTTTCATCAGATGCTCCCCATTTCCAGCTTTCTATGCGGTTGAAGGAATCGTATGATATGCTTAGATTATGACCGTGGTGGTAAGGCTGCCAGTTCAACGGGAGACCCGCGGGATCAAAGGTTACGGTTAATAACGGAGTGCGATTTTTGTCGTAGAATGTCTCTCGGCTGAAAGCCTGCTCAAATTCCACACCTATTACTCTGGTTTCGTTCACCCAAATCTCGCGGTTCAATGTCTGTTGCAAGTGGCTCACGTCACCGACGAGATTATACGACGTTGTCATCGTGTTGGTGAGCTCGCCGAGATTCATTACTTGATAACTCCACATCGGAAGCATTTCCGCTTCTACTGGTAACGCGGCTTCTAATAGCGGATGCTTGGCTTTTGCTGCACTCATGACGGTGCCACCTCCAGGGAGTGAAATCGTCATGCTACTGTTGGTGAAGGCAGTAGCTACTTCTACCTCAGTTCCTAAAATTAGAATTTGGTGTTAGCGTCATAAATTAATAAAGTAAAGCATCCCGAAATTAATTCTGCAGAAATATTGtaaaagtttcatcaagttcagagaaaaaaaaaaaaaattcggaaaaatggCCCGTTAAACGTGGAATGTCTCATATACCAGCGGATTACTCACCGTCTGTGATCTGGAGGGTTTTGAACTTATCATTCTTCATTATTAGCTCAAGTAATCGGTGACTGTCTCCCTTTCTCAAAGCCTGAAGTGGCGCGGAAACTCGTACAGCGAGTCCCTCATTCTTCGATAATCCAGAacttaatttcaatttttcaccggtCGGAAGTATCACGTCCGTCACTCGTCCGAGATTGTCATACGAGTACATGTACGTTTCGCTGCCCtatcgaaataaattcattttttagctTCAAGCATAATATCTGGCGAGGCATGACGCGAAgctatttttacaaattattatacttacaCCTGATCGGCTGGTCAGCAGTCCAGTCGAGCTATCGTAATCGAGTGCGATTTCAGACCTCCCTCTTTCCGACAATTTGACGAGGAACCCGACTCCCGATATTTTAAGTTCCGATTTATGGTCTTGTGTATTTTCAATCGAGCTAACGACATTGCTGTAGTCTCTCAAGAACTGTATTTTATTTCCCGCGCTGTCTGTGACGGTCGCCAATTTTCCGAAACTTGTATTTTTGCTGTACAAAAACGAGTATCTCGTTTTCCCAGAGGTCAGATCTTTCGTTGCTACGTGTTGACCGTAGCGATTGAAAACGTAGACTTCATTAGATGGGGGGAAAGGAATATGGAATTCTCCGCTCTCATCCAGCTTCGGAAGATAGGGCTGTAAAGCTAAAATGTGCAAGCTACCCTGATCAGCAACGTGCAATACACCATCAGGGGAAACCGCTAGCGCCGAGATTGCCAAGAATTTCGCATTTGACGACAATAGTGTTTCGGTGCTACTCGTATCATCGGTACAACTACAGGAGTCTAGAATTTTGGTACTAGGTGTGGTATTGTTGCACTCGCATTGCCCCCGCAGTCTTTCTTGCTGCTGGCCAGCAAAATGGGACATTTTTCCAGATGAATCGACCATCCTGATCGAATTCACTCTATGCGAATCGCTGTCAGCAATGTAGAGTTCTCCAGTCGGACTGAAGGCCACTGCCAAAACGGATCCCAAAACTTCATctgattttttgttattagCAGCCATCGAAGAATTCGATCTTGGTGCTCCACCCATGTTGGCATTACTCGTGCAGTGGAGAGGTGTTCCGGCGACCACTCGGACCTTCAGATCGCTGGT
The sequence above is a segment of the Athalia rosae chromosome 5, iyAthRosa1.1, whole genome shotgun sequence genome. Coding sequences within it:
- the LOC105692878 gene encoding tetraspanin-9-like, yielding MKRREAVTDDETESESVDEEITESDESLPPSAKKGQFLGIPSFSLSYKQLPKKCLKFSFLCINGATFLSGITALVISIWMLADSKLMSRLVGQRLFVTILLFVGLLTSMVAFLGIIAIVKKRKKFLIIYILCHIASLCIIFICAIMSFSFFDKIMKKIREDMLNTIVNYHSLDWVTEAWDNTHQYLQCCGIRSYKDWAIYHMNIPQSCCSSTIEKCLLMNKDLAYKSGCLKRALILLKSNVHAVAVSALFIAMILAAGIFLAVGVCKRYKWNRPPTGSNMKS